The Montipora capricornis isolate CH-2021 chromosome 6, ASM3666992v2, whole genome shotgun sequence genome has a window encoding:
- the LOC138053061 gene encoding uncharacterized protein yields MQQPNLVASKFKCIRGLDTDSLKALLAKVADGEMSFAEMKLRVMEIKNIAALKTEFVKKAGFQILHQKSSSSSLLAQFINERQTVHDNGQSGHSTLCKINGTWYCALRSEGHKVTSELLRNIPFTGADLTVIQDQPTWCEEKVKSVIRQICGLNTRSKLSNYIIVIRKKSDPSLFEECTPAGKGHIMYVAWSGMSAKAGTGLTNTVEKVAVLFVGTTSRSATNWFVAKKEQDLMRHLIEVFIPPRGMLLELGSSQAQGTWIPAYFSPACSL; encoded by the exons ATGCAACAACCAAACTTGGTTGCCTCCAAGTTTAAATGCATTCGTGGGCTAGATACAGACAGCCTGAAAGCTTTGTTAGCAAAAGTTGCAGATGGGGAAATGTCATTTGCAGAAATGAAGCTTAGAGTTATGGAGATAAAGAACATAGCAGCTCTGAAGACAGAGTTTGTAAAAAAAGCAG GTTTCCAGATTTTACATCAGAAGAGCTCCTCCAGCAGTTTATTGGCTCAGTTCATAAACGAAAGGCAGACAGTGCACGATAATGGCCAGAGTG GCCACTCCACACTGTGTAAAATCAATGGAACATGGTATTGTGCTTTAAGATCTGAGGGACATAAAGTCACTTCAGAACTCCTAAGGAACATCCCATTCACTGGCGCAGACCTCACAGTGATACAGGACCAACCA ACCTGGTGTGAGGAGAAAGTTAAATCGGTGATAAGACAGATCTGTGGTCTGAATACAAGATCAAAACTTTCAAACTACATAATTGTGATAAGAAAGAAGTCAGATCCAAGCCTCTTCGAAGAATGCACCCCAGCTGGCAAGGGTCACATTATGTATGTGGCCTGGAGTGGAATGTCTGCCAAAG CTGGCACTGGACTCACAAATACAGTCGAAAAGGTTGCAGTCCTTTTTGTTGGCACAACTTCAAGGAGTGCCACAAATTGGTTTGTCGCCAAGAAAGAGCAAGATCTCATGAGACACCTCATAGAGGTCTTCATACCACCCAGAGGGATGCTGCTAGAGTTGGGGAGTTCACAGGCTCAAGGTACTTGGATTCCTGCTTATTTTTCTCCTGCTTGCAGTCTTTGA